The nucleotide sequence NNNNNNNNNNNNNNNNNNNNNNNNNNNNNNNNNNNNNNNNNNNNNNNNNNNNNNNNNNNNNNNNNNNNNNNNNNNNNNNNNNNNNNNNNNNNNNNNNNNNNNNNNNNNNNNNNNNNNNNNNNNNNNNNNNNNNNNNNNNNNNNNNNNNNNNNNNNNNNNNNNNNNNNNNNNNNNNNNNNNNNNNNNNNNNNNNNNNNNNNNNNNNNNNNNNNNNNNNNNNNNNNNNNTTGTTGTTGCGGGGATTGGTGTTGTTGGGGGAATTGCTGTTGCTGGGGGAATTGTTGTGGTTGCTGGGGGATTTGATGTTGTTGGGGGATTTGTTGTTGCGGGATTTGTTGTTGTTGGAGGAATTGTTGTTGTTGGGGGAATTGTTGTGGTTGCTGGGGGATTTGATGTTGTTGGGGGATTTGTTGTTGGGGGAATTGTTGTTGTTGGAGGAATTGTTCTTGTGGAGTATGCAATTCCTTGCCTCTAGTGCTTAGCAGCCTACTGGCACTGGCGATGTTCATCgccatggcaaggaggacaaaTATGATGAAGGTCTTCATGTTTGATTTGTGTTTACTATTGCTCACTTGGCTTTGGTGTTTCAACTCTAGGTCCTTGAAGGTTAGATGATGGAAGAGACCCTCATGGTGTAGTCGTATTTATAGCTGGCATCGCACATTTGTTTTTGATCTTCACACTCGTTTCTTGAAAAAGTGCTCTTAAGCTTATCGACCTAATAATTTTCTATGTTGTGTTTGATGGCACTACTTACTAGCGTGACTTTGGATTGTTCATCATAGTTGATTGTTCTTTCTCATATCATCTGGGCGTATCAAATGCTTGATAACGCATAATGACTCATCGTATTCACTTTACACTTCAAATATTGATCTAGATTGTGTCCGTCTTTCTGATTTAGCTTGTGCTGTTCTGCATGTTGTTAGGTATATCCAGATTGGCATAACTTAAGGGAACTAAGTTTGTAATCTTCACACTCGCTTCTTGAAAAAGTGCTCTTAAGCTTATCAATTACCTAATAATTTGGTATGTTGTGTTTCATGGCACTACTTACTAGTGTGATTTTGGATTGTTCTTCATAGTTGATTGTTCTTGCACATATCATCTAGGTGTATGGAATGCTTGATAATGACAAATGACTCATCGTATTCACTTTACACTTCAAACATTGATCTAGATTTTGTCCCTTGCTCCGAGTTAGTTTGTCATGTTCTATATGTTGTTAGGCGTATCCAGATTGGCAAACTTAAGGGAACAAAGTTTGTAATCTTGTGTGTGTCATTGAGATAGATCACACTATTAATGCGAAGATTGTTCTATACACAATTTTTTCTGAACTAACTTTATATTTTTTGTACAATATATATGTAAGATGGATAAGCATAGATGACTCATCGTATTACCTTTTCATATGGAGCGGTTGTATTGTTATATGAGTTACTAATAGAAAACAAAGTATTAGGGCTTTGCGTGGCTTGATTGATTCACTCCACGTAGACATGAACATTTCTTTTGTATTTCATTCGTTGGTTAATCTAAGTTTGTACATATTGTTTCAAGTTGTTCATATAGTTTCTAGGTTTCTTTTATTGAATTTATTACCACCAGTATAGGAAGCTATTAGTACTATGATTGTTGATACTGATACAGAACAAAGAGGAAAGATAGAGCAATATACAGTTGATTTTGTCTGGTAATTATATAAGtgtctttttttctattttcttgtaAGCAAGGAACCTACAAAAAAGAAATGAAATAAGTTCTCCTTCTACACGATACGTGAATAAATGAATTTAGGACATATCATGCCTGACTGAATGGGAACTGGCCTATCGCCGTCATGTAGCAAACACAAGCCATAATGCCGATACACTTGGCTCATGCAACATGCACACGTGAACAAAAGAAGAGCCTATCagtatatttatattttttacttcTTTTATCCTTGGCCATATTATTCATACATATGGTTGCATCGAATCAATTGACTTGTCAATGCCATGGACCAGCTAGCATActaatgtttttgtgtgtgtggCTTTAGCTGTTGCAAAACCTCTACATATGTTTTTTTTCATTCCTTTACCCTCTACCACTTATTTTCAGATTGATGGAAAGTGAAGTTTGAGACAAGGAAACAAAACACGATTACATCCTCCTCCATGCAGCTTCGTGGAGGCTAATTATAATTGAAACTCCTGTTAATCGCACTGGATGTCATGCCAGATTCGTGTAGAATTTGCCGGATCGATTGACTAGGGTTTGACCCTTGGATTTTTAACCTTGTACGTCGTAATTTTTGTTGTACATGGATTAGTAAAGGTCTATAGTCGATCCACCATCATCACTATGAATCAGTATTACAGATTCAGAACAGGTCTTTGTCAGAGAAGGAAGTAGGAGTAGCCAATGATACAGGAAAAAGCCAGCGAGACCTGCCTGCCTGGCTGTGAACAGTTCATCTCCTTCTTGCTATTAATGTTGTGTTAAAATACCTAACTAGCTAGCTAGCAAATCATAGGTTGTCCTTCTCTAAAAAAAACTGTAGAAAGTTCTTTAAATGTAGTTAATTAAACAAGTGAAATTTTAAAAGAAAAATTATTTTGAAGTTGTTGGCTTGTttgttgttgctattgttttcgttgttctcgaaacaggctttcacactgctttataaataaagcaatatCCAAAGATGTACACGGCCGAATGATACAATATGGTGAGGTAGCCCCTACAAAGCCGATCTTGAGATATCACGCACACGCGCACACGACTACGCTACCAGCAACAAGCACCGAAAGAACTAAACATCCTCACGCTACGAACTAGCACACCAAAGCTCCACGAGAACGCCCCCAAGAGGGAGAATGGCATAGAGCGTCGCCGCTGCCAAGTCCATACCGGACAAAGGTCTACACTTGGAGACCTGACACGGAGAGAAGAAGCACAACAACGTCTTCAAGAAGAGCGCGACACCCATGAGTGTCGTCGGTGGCGGTGCCCAGGCATGGAGCTTTCGCTTGGCAACTCACCCGTGCCACCATGAGGTCCTCAAGAGTAGCGCCGCGATGTTCAATCCCATGATCTTGATTAGGACGCTGCCCCTCCGAAAGAGAAGGCACGTCTGAGCTTATAACCGCAACACCTACCGTTGCCCACACAACCCGGGAGGGGAGCCACCACAACCGGAATAATGCCCGCCAAAGAGCAACCATGTGGCCCGCCATCAGGGGACGCCAACCCAGTATCACTGTCGCGAGATACCATACACCACTCACATTACAATGCAACCAACCATGGTAGGAAGAGAGACAACACTCCGTCTACTCCTACCCTAGCCTATGTCCCAATGTTTGGTTAGGCGCCTCCACCATAGGACGCACCCACACCTGCATCCCCAGCCAATGCTCCATGGACTAGGGGGGCCACCGGCGAGCCAACCTCGAGCCCTTGGTCAGGCGAGCTCACACGACGCCATGTCCGTGTTCTCTGACACTGATCCTCTCATGAATGCAATGCTAACACAACTATCACCACCGAGCAGCACCCAAGCTGGCTCGCTTCGCAATGCACAAATCATGGCAGGTAAAGCCCGGCATCAGTCACCAGCCAGTGACTGCCGACGGCCATTGTTGAGGCCAGCTCAGACGCCAAGTCTGTGAACTGAGGCACTGGTCCGCCAGCCGACACAATGTATGCCTGACCACCACATCCATGAACCATCACCGATGCTACAACGTGTGGAGGTGCCTCCCCCAACCTAGCTTCAAGCATCCACCTTGGCTTGACTGGCAGCGACCCAGTGCCGAGAAATCCTACTACAAGGCGACTACGCACCGAACCTCATGTGATGAGAAACCAACCCCGACAAGGACGACCATATCAAAATCCATGCCCGGTGGCTAGTCTGCGTCACCAGCCCGCTGCCTACATATGCACCCAGACAAGGCGGGCGCCGCCCCATCAAGAGGGGGGCCGCTTAGAGCAGCTGGCAACTCCGGTCGCTGAGCAGCTACACCAATGCTAACCCCACCTCTCCATTGACACCCCCCGCCTAGATCCATCGCCGCCAGCCAAAACCATGGCCACCACCCATCGCCTCTTGTCATGCCTCCACGCCTGTGAGAGAGACTGCCGAAACCCACCATCACCAGCTGTCGTGCTCAGAAGAGGGAGAACTGCCACCATCGCCTTGTGCCGCTTGTCACAAGTTGGCAGCAGATCCACACTGCCATAGCTATCACATGCCTGCCTACACAGTAGGATTTGCTAGGTTTTACCATGTCTGTACAATTCTTTTTTCCTATTTTCTCCAAGATGTTGTTTTTAAAATTTGCTTGCAGGTTTAAGGAAAGGAGGAGTTCACTATCACCACCACCTCGTGCAAGGGGATGTCAGCATCAGTCATCTTTACCATCATCCACCTCCATCCCATTGTAATACCAAACCCATGTGGATCCATACATGTATTATCCGTGTGTTTCATCCATGTTTACCACCACTATTTCCACTGCAAATTATGATTTTTGACTCAAGTTGAGGGGGTCATTTTCCTTCAAATTTAGAACCTTGTTTGATGGGTCATGATTTGTGAGAGGATACTTTTTGTCCCGCTAAGATTGTTATTGGAGATAATTGGTACTTAAACTCATTTTGTGAATGGAACATCAAAGGCGAAAAGTGCATAAGTAATCAATTATTCTCACTATAAATGAACAATGAAATCTGGCATGGAGTTCGTGGAAAACATAAACACCTAGTTTGATGTAGATGCATGTCAGATAAGATGGTTACAAACTCATGGAGCTCTACATTGAAGTGTTATATTTCAATTACTCCTTACTCCCTAATTAATAGTACTTTAATTTGGACCAAGTTTCACACACGTTAAGTATGTTATGTACAAAATGAATGAAACCTTGATAAGGATTTGACATGGAAAGTGAATAAGGTGCGTCAGTTTTTTCTCAAAATAAAATACCAAGCACCATGCTTTCGTGACAACCATACGATCTTTTGCACAACTAGCCAAACAAATTTTGATGATCAATCCTATATTAAACTTGTGGCTAGTGCAACCTGACAGAATATACAAAATGATCCATTTCATAAGCATGCATGCAAaaaaattggaaaatgaatgaaaaaATTAATCGCTAGCTGGAATTTCATTCAATCATCCCATCCAAGCTGGTAGAACCACACTGACTGCAATCCGACATCTACATAACAAGATGTCCACAACCCAACACGTCCAAAACAAAAAGATAAAAAAATGCAAAGACGGCAAGAGGTTATGCCATAAATGGACTTGTGCCGCAAATATCATCACAAGTACAAAACACAAATAGAAACAACAAAGACAAGTAGCAGCAGTCAAGAGCAATTCACCACAAAGACACATCCCCATCCTTTCCCTCACCACCATTGCATCGGCTAGCGCCAATGAACAGCTCGAGGGCAGCAGGATCAATGCTAGTGAAAGCATTTCACCGACTTCATTTTGCTAAGAAAGTCCATGCAATGAGTCGACATGAAAGAAAGTGTTTAGTTAGTTCAAATACAGATATCCTGAGAGCAGCCTAATAAATGAGAAAACCTGTGTCGGTCATTCATCACCAAAATCCATGTAAACGCACTTGGATGGATCGTGCAGTCAGGAACAAAAGTCCAAGGGGGCGACCTATATATACAGTTTATTTGCTTGGTAACTCTGGTTTAGCACTATCTTTTTTCCTTATCCTTGTCCATTTTATCCCTGCAGAAAATAGCCAAATGAGGAAGCAAAGGGAAGTGTTTGATTAGTTCTCCATGAAACGAGAATAAATGAATTTCGGACAAAGTATGGCTGAACTGCGAAATCCATAGATTGGCCTAACTGAATTGGGAAACTTGTCTCCATCATGCAGCTGACAAGAGCCATACTGCTGATACACTTGGCCCATGCAACATGCATGCATGATTATAAGGAGAACatccattattctctaatttaaatgagtaACAGTCTCGtagtaaacaagatccagatataatgttcatgctcgacGCAGGCACTAAATAACAAATATTCTGGTTCATCACTAATCCCGATTGTAATCGAAGAgcgagcgtgccgacggtgatcacatcaaccttggaaccatttcccacacgcatcatcaCTTCGTTTTTCACCAGCCTCCGTCTATTTCGTAGTTCCTGCTTTgggttgcaaatgtgagcaactgaaccggtatcagaTACCCAGGCACTACAACAAGAGTTGGTAAGGAACACAtctataacatatatatatatatatatatatatatatatatatcatatatatcatatatatcttGTTTGGCGTTGGCCCCTTCTTGTCGGCCAGGCTTGGGgaaattccgcttccagtggccagtctcgttgaaatagaagcactcagtttccggcttgggcccagccttgggtttcttcacgggagagGCAACTACTTTGCCACTCTTCTTGGAGTTACCATTCTTGCCCTAGccattcttcttgaaactagtggttttattgaccatcaacacttgatgctctttctggaTGTCTAACTCAGCGACTTTCAGCATCGCAAACAGCTCGGAGACTGACTTGTtaatcccttgcatgttatagtttagCAAAAAGCACTTGTAGCTAGGTGGTactgattgaagaactttgtcagtGATCGCTTCTGGTGGGAGCACAACTCCCAACTTAGCCAGACGGttgtaatacccagacattctaagtatgtgttcactgacataccCGTTCTCGTCCATCTTGTAAGCAAAGAActtatcggaggtctcatacctctcgatccgGGCATTCCTTTCAAAAATGAAcatcaactcctcgaacatctcatatgctccatggcattcaagatgtctttgaagtcccagttctaagccatgcAACAtagcacactaaactattgagtagtgaTCCACATGCGCTTGCTAGGTGTTCATAACATCCATAGACGTCGGAGGGGGTTGCACACCAAGCGATGCAtgaaggacataagccttttgtgcAGCCATGAGGATAATTCTCAGAGTACAGGCCCAGTCTACAAAGttacttccatcatctttcagcttggctttctctaggaacgcattgaaattcaggGAAGCTATtgtgcgagccattgatctacaacataaatttgcaaagtcaacttagactattgttcatgataaatgagttcaaataatcatattacttaaaactCCCACTCAAATTGACATCCCTCCGGTCATCCGAGTATAACATGATgaaaattcaccaacccaagtccgatcataatgtgagatgaggtggtttcaatggtgaacatctccatgttgatcatatctactatatgactcatgttcgacctttcggtctgttgtgttccgaggccgtatctgtacatgctaggttcgtcaagtttaacccgagtgtttcgcatgtgcaaaactggcttgcaccctttgtatgtgaatgtaaagtctatcacacccgatcataatGTGGTGCTTAGAAATGACAAACTTCCGCAATGGTGCACACTCAGGGAGAACACaattttgtcttgaaattttagtgagggataaCTTGTAATGCTACCATCgtcctaagaaaaataagatgcataaaaggattaacatcacatgcaaatcataagtggcaTGATATGACCAccaacttgtgcttttgatctccatctccaaagcatcggcatgatctccatcgtcaccggcttcacaccatgatttccatcatcatgatctccatcatcgtgttgcCATCGaggttgtcacgccaaccatgcttctatTACTATTGCtatcgtttagtgataaagtaaagcattacatagcgcttaatgattgacacgcaggtcatactataatttaagacaaccctatggctcctaccggttgtcgtattcatcgacatgcaagtcaacacaaactattacaaacatgatcgtctcatacatcaaatatatttcaacatgtctttggccatatcacatcacaacataccctgcaaaaacaagttagacgtcgtctaacttgttgttgcatgttttacatggctgctatgtgTATCCAACAAGAAcggttcttacctatgcaaaacaaCAACTGTGATATggaagttgctatttaaccttctacaaggacagCCTTCATCGAATTCGATTCAACTAAGGTGCGAGCGACAGACACCAGCCAaccatcttatgcaacaaagtcacatgtctaTCGAATGAACCGGTCTCATGTATGTGGACAGGTaaagttggtctgggccgcttcatcccacaattctgctaaatcaagaaaagaccaaggaaggaagcaatctgaataaCAATACCGataaactcctttgtgttctactcatgatgTCATCTGCGCATAGCCCTAGCTCTGGTACCACTACTGTTGGAAGTTGCATGGGAaagaaaaaaattcctacactcaccaagatcaatttaggagatgaacatctacgagaggagagatttcctctacataaacttgtagatcactaagagGAAGCGCTAagaaacatggttgatgtagtcaaacatcttcgcgatccaatcatgatACGTCTCGCAAACTCCTgatctagtgccaaacggacgacaCCTATGCGTTCAACACGCGCACGGCTAATTGATGCCTTCACCTCCTTGATCCAACAAGAAATGGAGAAGTAGTAGTTCAAGTCCTCCAACAACACGATatcgtggcggcggtggtggtggaggaatTTCAGCAGAGCTTTGCTAAGCACTACGCGGAAGGAGAAGGACTACGAGGGAGAGGACAGGCAGCGACACGACACAGATGTGTCTGTCTGCCCTCCTTCTACCCccatatatatagggggaagggaggaggtggGGATGCCCTATGGGTTCCCTTAGGACGCGGCGGCCACCATAGATGGGGgcgcccctagggaaaccctagggtggctttccccccaagctaggtggaggcaGCCCTAGGGGGTTGCCCCGACCCTTCCGTCATGGTGGGATTGGGTgtggggggcgcacaaccccttagtgggccgGTGTGCTCCCTCCCCTTGTCCCATGAAGCGCCCAACACTTACCTGGCCCCCCAGAAACCCCTTTCCGTACTCCTTCGATTCCCGCGGTACCCCTGGAACAGTTCCGGACTCCGAtacccttcgtcctatatattaatattcacctccagaccattctggagttcctcgtcatgtcggGAATCTCATTcgggaatccgaacaaccttcgataaccaccatatgacccaactatacttatatcgtcaacaaaagttaagtgtgtagaccctgagTGTTCGAGAACTATGCACACGTGACCGATACACCTCTACGGTCAATGACCAATAACATgacctggatgcccatgttggttcctacatattctacgaagatctttatcagtcgaacctcgatgtcaaggttTCAGGCAATCCCGTATGAAGTTCCCTTtttccattggtatgttacttgcctgagattcgatcattggtatctccatacctagtgcaatctcgttaccggcaagtctctctattttgtaatacaagatcccgtggctaacttcttagtcacattgattgcaagcttattgtgatgttgtattaccgagtgggccctgagatacctctccatcatacggagtgacaaatcccagtctcgatccatgccaattCAATAGACAcccttggagacacctgtagagcatctttatagtcacccagttacgttgtgatgtttgatacacacaaggcactcctccggtgtcagtgacttgcatgatctcatggtcataggaacatataattgacatgcagaaaacgatagcaataaacttgacaagatcatatgctacattcatagtttgggtcttgtaaatcacatcattctcctaatgatgtgatcacgttatcaaatgacaactcatgtccatgacccggaaaccatggccatctttgatcaacgagctagtctggtagaggctcactatggacacgttgtttgtctatgtacccacacaggtattttaatttccaatcaatacaattatagcatggataataaacgattatcatgaacaaggaaacaaaataatgaccattttattattgcctccagggcgtATTTCCAACACTTCCGATGAttttgtgagtagtttacgacagcCCTTCGGGTCTATAGCTAgaatctagatggcttcttctctctctttgatcttcaatccAAAGTTcttctcaatgttcttggagttctatccaatgtaatctccttttgcggtgtgtttgctgggacctgataaattatgagtttatgatcagatgatTCATgagaatatttgattcttctttggactcttttatgtgtgattattttagctttgtatttctctccaatctatcgatttggtttggctaactagattggtttatcttgtagtgggagaggtgctttgtgatgggttcaatcctgtgttgctcaatcctagtgacagaaacagacatggcacatatttgtattgttaacattaaggataaaaatatgggggttaatcatattgcttgaatttactttgtctacatcatgtcatcttgcttaaggcgtaacTCTATTTTATACctaaaactctagatgcatgctggatagcggtcgatgggtgaagaatagatgcaggcaggagtcggtctacttgcatcgaatgtgatgcctatatacatgatcattgccatgaatccttcataattatttgcttttctatcaattgcccaacagcaatttgtttacccaccgtatgttctACGATCAAGAGAGAAGCATCTAgtaaaaactatggcccctgggtgtacttttatcatatataaaaaaacacaaaaatacctagctgcaatttatttacttttattttattttgtattttactTTATCCATCTATCACTACCAGAATTAATCATTGCAAATAACGTCTACGAGGATTGACAAGCCTCTTATTTGCGTTAGGTGTCagtgtttgcttttgtgtgtgcaggtgctgttaacAAGGTTTTGTGTGGttcacctactggattgataaccttgattcTTAACTTAGTGAAATACTTATTTGTACTATActtcatcatcctctcctccttgGGGAATTAACAACACAGTCTACAAGTAGCACTCTCCATTGAAATGTTAAATTGTAATTAGTACTTACTCACGAATTAATAGTACTTCAATTTGAAACAAGTTTCGTACATGTTAATTATGTTATGTTCATATAATACTACACTTCCTAAATAAGTAGACGTCACATAACATTGAGATTGTAGTTAGGGATGGAAATCAAAATAGGGCATGAATGTAACAATTGCGAGCAATGTGCTTCAGAAAAGAACTTATTTGTCTTTTATTCCCATGTTTGGACTAGTACAGGTCGGGGTTACACATGATGGTGCACATCACTTTATTTATCATCGTTACATTATGCTCCATTGACTAACAACGATGATTCACCCGTCTAGTATTACATCTCTTCATTTCATAGGCCACTGATACTTATAACGTCGCTCCCAGATGGTTGTTGTTGTGGATATTGTTGGTATGGGGAAGGTTCTTGTGATTGCTGGGGTGGGTATGGTATTGGAAATTGTTGTTGGGGGAATTNNNNNNNNNNNNNNNNNNNNNNNNNNNNNNNNNNNNNNNNNNNNNNNNNNNNNNNNNNNNNNNNNNNNNNNNNNNNNNNNNNNNNNNNNNNNNNNNNNNNNNNNNNNNNNNNNNNNNNNNNNNNNNNNNNNNNNNNNNNNNNNNNNNNNNNNNNNNNNNNNNNNNNNNNNNNNNNNNNNNNNNNNNNNNNNNNNNNNNNNNNNNNNNNNNNNNNNNNNNNNNNNNNNNNNNNNNNNNNNNNNNNNNNNNNNNNNNNNNNNNNNNNNNNNNNNNNNNNNNNNNNNNNNNNNNNNNNNNNNNNNNNNNNNNNNNNNNNNNNNNNNNNNNNNNNNNNNNNNNNNNNNNNNNNNNNNNNNNNNNNNNNNNNNNNNNNNNNNNNNNNNNNNNNNNNNNNNNNNNNNNNNNNNNNNNNNNNNNNNNNNNNNNNNNNNNNNNNNNNNNNNNNNNNNNNNNNNNNNNNNNNNNNNNNNNNNNNNNNNNNNNNNNNNNNNNNNNNNNNNNNNNNNNNNNNNNNNNNNNNNNNNNNNNNNNNNNNNNNNNNNNNNNNNNNNNNNNNNNNNNNNNNNNNNNNNNNNNNNNNNNNNNNNNNNNNNNNNNNNNNNNNNNNNNNNNNNNNNNNNNNNNNNNNNNNNNNNNNNNNNNNNNNNNNNNN is from Triticum aestivum cultivar Chinese Spring chromosome 1B, IWGSC CS RefSeq v2.1, whole genome shotgun sequence and encodes:
- the LOC123102273 gene encoding gamma-hordein-3, with protein sequence MKTFIIFVLLAMAMNIASASRLLSTRGKELHTPQEQFLQQQQFPQQQIPQQHQIPQQPQQFPQQQQFLQQQQIPQQQIPQQHQIPQQPQQFPQQQFPRSQQSPEQQQFPQQQFPQQPPQQFPQQQFPIPYPPQQSQEPSPYQQYPQQQPSGSDVISISGL